TCCAACTAAATTAGCAATTAGAATTCCTTTTATTCCCATTTGCCAATAAACAATCAAGCTAATATTGGTAGATAACTGTAAGATAAAGCCTATTGTTTGACATAAAGAATACTGTATAGAAGCATTACGTATTCTTAACAGAGTTTCAGGAACTACATTAAAAATTTCTAAAAAAGCGAGTAAATAAACAATTCGTAAATGGCTTGTATAAATTTCTGTATCTAGTAAATATAAAGATGCTTGGGGAGCAAAATAATTTAATATAGCAAGTATTGGAATAGAAGTTAGCAATAGAAAAGTAAATACAGTTGTAGCTAATTCTGGCCGCTGGTCTTCCTTATAATCATACCAAGATCTAAGTAGAGCATTGCCAAGCCCCATCCTTAAAACTAGCGGAATAGCGGCTAAAACAATCATTAGTATTGCTAGCACACCATATTCTTTAGGTTTAATATAGTAAGTGTAAACAGGAATTAGAAAAAAACCTAGAGAACGGTTGATGATTCCAGTTACACCAAAAACCAACATATGTTTGAATGTTGTTTTTAACTTCTCGTAAATAGCTAAATACCCCTTTAATTTCTACCATTAACCAGCAAAAACTGGCTAATTATATAAAAGTTAATCTACAAAACAACTAAGTTTGCTATAAGAAAGCAAGAAGAGTTAAACCAATTAACAGGAAATTTGGTTAAACTTTTTGCTAAATTTTTAAGCAAAAGCGCGGCTAGTCGGCTTTGTTCTTACAAAGAAAAAAGTGTTATAATTTTTGTTTTCTAAAAATTGCTATATCTTCATTTATTTGATTTATTTAGCATAAGTTTAATTTTTTTTGCCACATAAAGGAGATAAAAACTTGAATACCAAAGTAGCCATCATTGGTCTTGATGCAGCAACATTTAATTTAATTAATCAATATATTGGTGAAGGACTACTTCCCAATATGCAGCAAATGATTGCTAACGGTTCATCAGGACTACTACTTTCTACTCCTAATATGCACAGTGCATCTTCTTGGACATCAATAATTACAGGCAAAAATCCTGGAAAACATGGTCTATTTGTTTTTTCAGACCGTTCATTTGCTAGCAATAAACAAGTAATTTTTACTGGTGGAGATCGCAAATGTCAAACAATGTACCGAATTTTAACAAGTGCAGGCTATAAAGTTGGTATGATGAATGTCCCAATGACTTACCCAGCCGAACATAGCGCGGGTAGCTTTATGATTTCTGGTCTTGATGCACCAACTTTAGATGAAAAGGCTTTTAGTCCAGCCAGTTTAAGAGAAGAAATTTTAGCTAAATTTCCAGACTATGCACCTACACCACAAAACTTGTCTAAAGTAATGGAAAATAATGATTTAGATGCTGCAATTGATATGTGGTTAAAGCTTTCCTACACTCACACTGAAGCAGCTAAATATCTAATTCAAAAATATAATCCTGATGTATTTATGATTGTTTATACTGCAACTGATTGGGTACAGCATTATTTTTGGAAATATATTGAGCCTCGACATCCTGAATATGTTGAGTCAGAAGCTATGCTTTATAAAGACACAATCAAAAGATTTTATAGCGTAATGGATGACATAATTGGTCAATTACAAGAAACCATAGGCCATCAAGCTAACACAATTATAATTTCTGATCACGGAATGGGACATAATACCCAAGGCTCTTTTCATGTTGTTGAATGGTTAGAGCAAGCTGGTTTTATGACACTTAAAGCTGATACTGCTGTAGCATCTGCATCAAAAGCCCAAGAAACCGCACAAGAATTAAGACAAAGCGTTCAACAAGTAGTTAAAAATTTTCTGCCCGCTTCAGTACGTAGCACAATAAAAAGTATGATTGGCGAAAAAGCAGCCCCAATAGCCAGCAAAGACCGTTTTTATGGTCGTATTATTTGGGAAAAAACTATTGCTTATTCTGAAGCAGGACGCAATGTTATTAACATTAACCTAAAAGGACGTAATAAATTTGGCATTGTTGAACCTGCTGATTATGACCGAGTTTGTGATGAAGTAATCGCAAAAATCAAAGAATGGCGTGATCCCGATAGCGGGCTACCTGTAGTCAAAGATGTTAAAAAACGCTCGGAAATGTATCACGGGCCTTATGCTGATCTATCTAGTGATATGTATGTACATTGGAATCCTAGCGTTATTTTACAACGCCCTACCCCAGAAATAATTCGTAAGAAAAAATTTTGGTGGAATGGAACACACCGCCCACAAGGAATAATTATTTGTGATGGGCCACAAATTAAACACAATGAACTAGAAGGAGCTTGTGTTTATGACATTGTGCCTACAGTCTTGTATTTAGCAGGTGCAACTGTTCCTGGTGATCTTGATGGAAAAGTTTTAGCAGAAGCTTTAACAACTTCTATCCCTGCTCCTACAATAAAAGTTGATAAAAATGACCAAGACACATCAGGCGGTCAAGTAGTAGAAAGCTCTACAGATTTATCAGACGATGACGAAAGCAAAGTAGCAGAAAAATTACGTGGTTTAGGTTACTTATAAAAATAAAAATAACCTAAGATAAACTAAATTTATCTTAGGTTATTTATTTATATTTAATCTATTGAATTACTAAAGTTAAGACTGCTGTTTTAGTCTTGCCGCTATCATCCTTGGCAGTAAATGTTATTGGAGATGTTCCTTGTAAGGCTTTTTTCTTAGCTTTTAAGGAAAAAGTTACTTTATCGCTAGTGCTTGATAAAACTGTAGGAGTAAACTTTAACTTTAATAACTTGGCTCTATCATTATCAGGCATAACAGTTACGTTTCCAGTAAATCCCCCTACTCTAGTAATTGTTACAGTTATGTCAAGTTTATCTCCGCGAGCAAAACTAATTTGTGTTTGGGTAAAGCTAATAGAAAAATCTGGGTTGGCTGGTGGTGGAGGTGGCAGAACTTCTTCAACAAAACTAACTACAAAACCATCACTAATTTTTTTCATAAAGTCACAACCGCAACTATTTTGCAAAGCTTTTGTCATTGGAAAATCCATAGAATTAGTAATTCCTGTCATAAAAACATTAGCCTTGCTATCTATGACAATACTTAATCCACTTTCACTTCCTATGCCTCCAAGATAAGTTGAAAAGTCAAGTGCTATGCCTAAAGCATTTAGCTTAGTCATAAAAGCATCCTGATCGCCACCAATAACTTTTTGTGTTGCATCTTTTAAGGGAAAATTTGTTGAGGTGGTGATGCCTGTTAGGTAAACATTATTATCAGCATCTAAACTTAAGCTATTTGCTTGGTCATCTCCATTTCCACCAAGGTAAGTTGAATAAACAAGGTTGCTGCCTGTTGAAGTTAATTTACTAACAAATGCGTCTAGGCTAGTGGATTTAGTTGATTGCATTGCATTTACAACTGTAAAGTCTCGTGAATTTGTTACACCTGTTAAATAAATATTGTTGGTATTATCAACAGCAATACTAGTAATATTGTCAAAACTACTTCCACCAAAATAAGTAGAAAAATTAACTATATTTCCTGTAGCAGAAATTTTTGTAATAAAGCCATCGCTATCACCAGAATTTGTTGATTGTAAAGGATTAATGGCAGGAAAATTTCTAGAATCTGTAACACCTACAAAATAAGCATTTCTATCTTTATCAATTGCTATTGCATTACCAAAATCATTATCCGACCCACCAAAATAAGTTGAATAAACTAAATTACTACCCATAGGATTAAGTTTAGCTACAAAAGCATCAAATCCGCCGTTGCTTCTGCTTTGAACTGCATTTGCAACAGGAAAGTTAGCTGAATTAGTAAACCCAGTAACATAAGCGTTATTTTGTGAATCAATAGCAATGCTGCTAGCTAGATCATCTCCCATTCCACCAAGATATGTTGAATAAACCAAGGCGTTACCTTGAGAGTTTAGCTTTAAGATAAAAGCATCTCCTCCAGTATTTGCTATCGTGTTACCGTTTTTTGGTTGAACGGCGTTAAAAACAGGAAAATCACTAGAGAAAGTATACCCGCTAACATATACGTTTCCAGCCGTGTCAACAGCTATTGAGTTACCAAAATCATTATCTAAACCGCCAATATAAGTTGAATAAATCACACGATTTCCATCGGGAGCAATTTTAGTGATAAATAAATCATTTTTTACCTTGTTGTTTTGCTGTTGAAAATTGGATACAGGAAAGTTAATGGATGCGGTATGGCCGACTAGGTAAGTATTTCCTTCTGTATCAACAGCAATAGCATTGCTAAAGTCGTTATCTGTACCGCCTAAAAATGTAGAATAGCCAATAACAGGGTCAATTACTAAGGCTTTAGTGCTGTCATAATCCCCTATTTGAAAACTAATTTGATTACTTTCTGATAGTTTATAATTACCTTTTATGGATTTTTTATTTCCATTAATATATTGATAAATATCAGGTTTTTTTTGATAAATTATTTGACCATTAACATTAATAATTAAGTCACCTTGTTGATTAATAATTAGATTTGTTGCTTCAGAAAAAGCTAATTTTATTAAATTAGGATTGGCATTTGGAGCAACAATAAAATCATATTCTAGTTGTTTTTCATTACCATAATAAATAATATCTATTCCTTTATAAATACTTTCATACTTTATTTTTGTAAAATTTTCTATATTTATTTGTGATTTATTATTGATTAAGTAATTAGTTGTTGTTACTGATTTTTCAAGAGCTATAGTTTTAGCATTACTGTTTGCATTGACTAATTCCATTGTTAATTGAGAATCTAACTTTGTGTTATTTTTTTTGTTATTAAGATTATTATTACTATTTGCTTGATCAAATATAAAATTTAATTTTGTAGCAGATAAAAACATAATTGAAGCATTACTATGAATAATAAAATCTATATTATTGTCAACTTGTCCAATATTTTTTTCAAAATTTAATAATAATTTATTATTTTGTTTAGTAAGTTTATTTATATTGTTTTTAGCGATATTTATAAAACCTTTTGTATTTGCATTAGTAAAAGTAGTAGTTAATTGAAATATTATTACAGCAAATAGCAAATATCGTAGTTTTAACCAAATATTTAGTTTCATAAATAACACTCCTAGGAAGATTCTATAAATAAATTTGCGCTAGCGTTAAAAGGCAAGAGAAAGCTAGATTTTTCTAGCATAACAAGAGTATGATCTACAAACACAAAAAAAAGTCTTTTAACTTTTTTTAGCAATTCCAAAATTTTCTCGCTAAATAAAATAACTTAAGGTAAATAAAATATGGCACATTGGGAAAATCGACCTGAAGAAGGTTGGCAGAAATTTCAATTTAACCAACCTTATGAAAAAGGCTTAAAACGCTTAAAAGAAGAAGTTTTAGCTAAAACCGACTTTGACCCTGCAACGCTTTGGCAATGGGGAACAATGCAGGCAATGGCAATTATTGAAATTCTCAAAGATTGTGAAGAAAAATTTGGTGTAGAAGGACAAAAATTAGTTTGTAATGCCCTACATAAAATAGGCTTAGATGTTGGACGACAAATCTTAAAAAACACTAAAAAAGATGAAAACACATCTGAAGCAGAGTTTATTAGTTTTTATGCTACTGTAATTAACCGAATTGTTTATGCTTCCCTAGAAGCACCTAAAATTGATCATACTGAGCAAGTTAGTTTTGATATTTTATGGTGTCCTCATCAAAATCATTATCAAGCCTTTGATTGTCGAGTCCAACGCTATTTAGTTCAAGGTATGTTAGAAGCACTTAAAGAATTTGGAGTAGCAGAAAACTTTCAAGTCAAATTTGATACAACAATACCAGCTGGTGCGCCAACTTGTCATTTTACTATTTGGAAAACTGATCAAGCTTCGGGTCAGGCTTGGAAAGAATACACTGATCTAATAGAGTTAAAAGCTTTACAAATAGCTAGCAAAAATAAATCTAAATAGCAAAATTTTGAGGGTAATTTATGCCAAAAGCTTTTGTTACTGGCGGTTCTGGCTTTGTTGGCCGTAGTTTAATAAAAATGCTGATTAGCCGTTCTTGGGAAGTTAATGCCTTGGTTCGCTCTGAAAAATCAGCCAATACAGTAAAAAAACTTGGAGCGACTCCAATAACAGGCGACCTTGACAATAAAATAGCAATGCGTGATGGGATGAAGGGCTGTCAAGCTGTCTTTCACTCTGCTGCATATGTTGGCGACTGGGGAAAATACGAAGACTTCTATAAAGATAATGTTTTAGGAACAGAAAACACGCTAGCTGCTGCACTTGAAGCTAAAGTAGCAAAATTTGTTCATGTAGGGACAGAGGCTGTTTTAGTTGGAGGCCCACCTATAATAAATGTTGATGAATCCCGACCAAAACCAGCAAAACCACTTGGTCTTTATCCTCTAACTAAAGCAATGGCAGAAGATCGCGTAATAGCAGCAAATTCCCCTAGTTTAATAACCGTAGTAGTTAGACCAAGATTTATTTGGGGAAAAGACGATACAACTATACTTCCTAGGCTAGTTAAATCCGTCAAAGATGGTCAATTTAGTTGGATAGCAGAAGGAAAATATTTAACTTCTACTTGTCATGTTAGAAATGTATGTGAAGGAATGATTTTAGCAGCAGAACGCGGACGAGGAGGAGAAATTTATTTTTTAACAGATGGAAAACCTATTGAAGTACGTGAATTTTTTACTAAACTATTGCAAACACAAGACTTAGATCCCGGCAATAAAAATCTACCTCGCTGGTTTGCTAAAATTATTGCTTCAGGAATTGAAGCTTTTTGGAAGTTTTCACATTTACAAATGGAGCCACCTATTACTAAAACAGCACTTAAATTAATGGGAGAAGAAGTAACTGTCAATGACAGCAAAGCCCGTCGTGAACTTGGTTACAATAGCCCTGTGACAATTGAAGCAGGACTAGCAGAAATGAAACAGCAATAAAACTAATAAAACTAATGAATTTAAGTAGTTGGCAAGAAACAGGAAAAGTTTTTCAATATCAAAATTACCAAATCTTTTACCAAGACTCTGGTCAAGGTGATGTTTTAGTTTGTGTTCATGGTTTTCCAACTTCGTCTTGGGACTGGCACTATCTTTGGCCTAACATAACTGCAAAATTTAGGGTTATTGCTCCTGACATGATTGGATTTGGATTTTCAGATAAACCATATAATTATAATTACTCAATCATTGACCAAGCTATTTTACACGAAAACTTACTGCAAAGCTTGAAAATAAACTCCATCCGCATTTTAGCGCATGACTATGGCGACACAGTAGCACAAGAACTTTTAGCCCGTTATGAAGACAGAAAAAAACAAAAAATCTCTGGTATAGAAATTAAATCTGTTTGTTTTCTTAATGGTGGATTATTTCCTGAAACTCATCGTCCGCGCTTAGTCCAAAAGCTATTAATTAGTCCAATAGGTTTTTTAATTCCCTACTTAATGAGTCAAAAAAATTTAATCAAACATTTAGAGATATTTTTGGTAAAGATACACAACCATCAGACAAAGAATTAAATGAATTTTGGCAAATAGTTACTAGTAAAAATGGCTTAAAAATCTCTCATAAACTTATTTGCTATATGACAGAACGTAAGCAATACCGTGATCGATGGGTAGGTGTTTTGCAAGAAACTAAAGTACCTATTAGGCTTATTAATGGCGGTGCTGATCCAGTTTCAGGGGCGCATATGGTAGAGCGTTTTAAGCAACTTGTTCCTAATCCTGACGTAGTTCTTTTACCAATAATTGGGCATTATCCACAAGTAGAAGATCCTAAAAATGTCTGGGAGTCTTTAGAAAGCTTTTGGCAGAAATGATTTTTCTACAATTCTAAGTATTTGTTTATAATCACTTTGTCCAAAACAAGCTAGAATAATTTTTTCTATAGAATCATTTTTAGCTAAAAATTTTTGAATTTCTGTCACAGCAATTTTTGTAGCTCTATCTAATGGAAAACCATAAGCACCTGTACTAATTGCAGGAAAAGCAATTGTTTTAATTTGATTTTCTACAGCTAGTTTTAAGCTATTGCGATAACAACGTGCTAAAAACTCTTCCTCTTGATGAGTGCCTCCTCGCCAAATAGGGCCTACAGTATGAATTACCCATTTAGCAGGCAATTTATAACCTTTAGTGATTTTAGCTTCTCCAGTTTCACATCCATTTAACTTTCTACATTCCTCTAAAAG
The window above is part of the Blastocatellia bacterium genome. Proteins encoded here:
- a CDS encoding alkaline phosphatase family protein encodes the protein MNTKVAIIGLDAATFNLINQYIGEGLLPNMQQMIANGSSGLLLSTPNMHSASSWTSIITGKNPGKHGLFVFSDRSFASNKQVIFTGGDRKCQTMYRILTSAGYKVGMMNVPMTYPAEHSAGSFMISGLDAPTLDEKAFSPASLREEILAKFPDYAPTPQNLSKVMENNDLDAAIDMWLKLSYTHTEAAKYLIQKYNPDVFMIVYTATDWVQHYFWKYIEPRHPEYVESEAMLYKDTIKRFYSVMDDIIGQLQETIGHQANTIIISDHGMGHNTQGSFHVVEWLEQAGFMTLKADTAVASASKAQETAQELRQSVQQVVKNFLPASVRSTIKSMIGEKAAPIASKDRFYGRIIWEKTIAYSEAGRNVININLKGRNKFGIVEPADYDRVCDEVIAKIKEWRDPDSGLPVVKDVKKRSEMYHGPYADLSSDMYVHWNPSVILQRPTPEIIRKKKFWWNGTHRPQGIIICDGPQIKHNELEGACVYDIVPTVLYLAGATVPGDLDGKVLAEALTTSIPAPTIKVDKNDQDTSGGQVVESSTDLSDDDESKVAEKLRGLGYL
- a CDS encoding SBBP repeat-containing protein, translating into MKLNIWLKLRYLLFAVIIFQLTTTFTNANTKGFINIAKNNINKLTKQNNKLLLNFEKNIGQVDNNIDFIIHSNASIMFLSATKLNFIFDQANSNNNLNNKKNNTKLDSQLTMELVNANSNAKTIALEKSVTTTNYLINNKSQINIENFTKIKYESIYKGIDIIYYGNEKQLEYDFIVAPNANPNLIKLAFSEATNLIINQQGDLIINVNGQIIYQKKPDIYQYINGNKKSIKGNYKLSESNQISFQIGDYDSTKALVIDPVIGYSTFLGGTDNDFSNAIAVDTEGNTYLVGHTASINFPVSNFQQQNNKVKNDLFITKIAPDGNRVIYSTYIGGLDNDFGNSIAVDTAGNVYVSGYTFSSDFPVFNAVQPKNGNTIANTGGDAFILKLNSQGNALVYSTYLGGMGDDLASSIAIDSQNNAYVTGFTNSANFPVANAVQSRSNGGFDAFVAKLNPMGSNLVYSTYFGGSDNDFGNAIAIDKDRNAYFVGVTDSRNFPAINPLQSTNSGDSDGFITKISATGNIVNFSTYFGGSSFDNITSIAVDNTNNIYLTGVTNSRDFTVVNAMQSTKSTSLDAFVSKLTSTGSNLVYSTYLGGNGDDQANSLSLDADNNVYLTGITTSTNFPLKDATQKVIGGDQDAFMTKLNALGIALDFSTYLGGIGSESGLSIVIDSKANVFMTGITNSMDFPMTKALQNSCGCDFMKKISDGFVVSFVEEVLPPPPPANPDFSISFTQTQISFARGDKLDITVTITRVGGFTGNVTVMPDNDRAKLLKLKFTPTVLSSTSDKVTFSLKAKKKALQGTSPITFTAKDDSGKTKTAVLTLVIQ
- a CDS encoding NAD-dependent epimerase/dehydratase family protein gives rise to the protein MPKAFVTGGSGFVGRSLIKMLISRSWEVNALVRSEKSANTVKKLGATPITGDLDNKIAMRDGMKGCQAVFHSAAYVGDWGKYEDFYKDNVLGTENTLAAALEAKVAKFVHVGTEAVLVGGPPIINVDESRPKPAKPLGLYPLTKAMAEDRVIAANSPSLITVVVRPRFIWGKDDTTILPRLVKSVKDGQFSWIAEGKYLTSTCHVRNVCEGMILAAERGRGGEIYFLTDGKPIEVREFFTKLLQTQDLDPGNKNLPRWFAKIIASGIEAFWKFSHLQMEPPITKTALKLMGEEVTVNDSKARRELGYNSPVTIEAGLAEMKQQ
- a CDS encoding O-acetyl-ADP-ribose deacetylase is translated as MNKITVIEGNIAKLSVDAIVNAANRSLLGGGGVDGAIHQGAGPELLEECRKLNGCETGEAKITKGYKLPAKWVIHTVGPIWRGGTHQEEEFLARCYRNSLKLAVENQIKTIAFPAISTGAYGFPLDRATKIAVTEIQKFLAKNDSIEKIILACFGQSDYKQILRIVEKSFLPKAF